Proteins found in one Magnolia sinica isolate HGM2019 chromosome 5, MsV1, whole genome shotgun sequence genomic segment:
- the LOC131246026 gene encoding uncharacterized protein LOC131246026 isoform X2 has product MKNLGLTCFASGCERNWSTFEAIHTKKRNRLEQKKLNDLVFIQYNQKLREQFQSRKEKPGFFDPICLDELDADNEWLVETEDPVFAGEELTWAQVEDAAYGSTPGEGSSTTRRQRTGGAGGRVVAVNPLIRLRRLEKEKVMIMIKLKIIHHWMLMKY; this is encoded by the exons atgaagAATCTTGGACTCACGTGTTTTGCTAGTGGTTGTgagcgcaattggagcacgtttgaggcg attcataccaagaaaaggaatcgccttgagcaaaaaaagctcaacgacttggttttcattcaatacaatcaaaaattgcgagaacaattccaaagtaggaaagaaaagcccGGTTTCTTTGACCCTATTTGCTTAGAcgagttggatgcagataacgagtggctcgtagagacggaggacccggtatttgctggagaggagctgacatgggcacaagttgaagatgccgcatatggatcgacacctggtgaaggtagtagtaccactcgaaggcAAAGGACGGGGGGAGCcggggggcgagtagtagccgtcaacccGTTGATAAGATTGAGGAGATtggagaaggagaaggtgatgataatgatcaagttgaagatcatccaccattggatgttgatgaagtattag
- the LOC131246026 gene encoding uncharacterized protein LOC131246026 isoform X1 — protein MDHFNYRDRDYMPILDIIDRKWGSQMSSPLYSAAYILNPTCLFTSADPAEALTMHMVGFIDVLERMIPDRGEQDKISTLLDFYTKSEGIFSRDIVIRHRTMKLPTDWWAAYGVDLNRKDPALKKLAMKNLGLTCFASGCERNWSTFEAIHTKKRNRLEQKKLNDLVFIQYNQKLREQFQSRKEKPGFFDPICLDELDADNEWLVETEDPVFAGEELTWAQVEDAAYGSTPGEGSSTTRRQRTGGAGGRVVAVNPLIRLRRLEKEKVMIMIKLKIIHHWMLMKY, from the exons atggaccattttaactatagagaccgtgattacatgcccattttagatattatagatagaaaatggggtagccaaatgtcatccccattgtattcggctgcttacatccttaacccaacctgtttattcacttctgctgatccagcagaagcactaactatgcatatggttggatttattgatgtcttggaaagaatgattccagatagaggagaacaggacaagatctcaactttgctggacttctacacaaaaagtgaagggatattctcaagggatatcgtaataagacatcggacaatgaaattaccca ctgactggtgggctgcctatggagtggacctgaacaggaaggatccagctctaaagaagctggctatgaagAATCTTGGACTCACGTGTTTTGCTAGTGGTTGTgagcgcaattggagcacgtttgaggcg attcataccaagaaaaggaatcgccttgagcaaaaaaagctcaacgacttggttttcattcaatacaatcaaaaattgcgagaacaattccaaagtaggaaagaaaagcccGGTTTCTTTGACCCTATTTGCTTAGAcgagttggatgcagataacgagtggctcgtagagacggaggacccggtatttgctggagaggagctgacatgggcacaagttgaagatgccgcatatggatcgacacctggtgaaggtagtagtaccactcgaaggcAAAGGACGGGGGGAGCcggggggcgagtagtagccgtcaacccGTTGATAAGATTGAGGAGATtggagaaggagaaggtgatgataatgatcaagttgaagatcatccaccattggatgttgatgaagtattag